The Candidatus Ancaeobacter aquaticus genome contains the following window.
CAATGCAGAAATTATCAAGAAATATGGGATAAATAAAGAAATCCTTAAAGAGGTTAAATTAGAAGGCTTAAAAAAAGGTTGGCCAATGCCGCCAGAAGAATATTAAACTCCTAACATTAAAATACGAGAGAACAGTATTATTTTATTCTGATGTAGAATTTCATAAAGAATATCTTGAGGTAATAGAAAAACAGACGGAGACTTACAAAAAAGATGCAAATAAGTTTTAATATTGGAGTTATAATGATTGCAAGATTTAGACTAATAACCTATTTATTTTCCCTTATTTTATCTCTTACATCTGCCTTACCTGTGCAAGCTGAAAATATATATACAGTAGTAAGGGTTATAGATGGAGATACTATTGAAATAAAATATAAAGACAAGATAGAAAGTGTAAGACTTATAGGCATTGATACGCCTGAGAGCAGGGCAAATAAAAAAGCTTGGAGAGATGCAAAGAGAAGCGGTCGGGATATACGGACAATAACCAAGATGGGGAAACAGGCTGTTGGATACGTAAAAACCCTTGTTAAAGGGGGTGATGAGGTAAAAATAGAGTTTGATGTTCAGAAACGGGATAAGTATAAGAGGCTTTTAGGGTATGTTTATCTAAGAAATGGCAAGATGTTAAACGAGGAGATAATAATCGCAGGGTATGCCAGTCCTATGACAATACCGCCGGATGTGAAATATCAGGATAAATTCTTAAATGCTTACAAAGAAGCTAGGAAAAATAAGAGAGGGATTTGGAAATAAAAACAGGAGTAATGGATAAAGTAGAGATAGAAAATTGACTAATAGTGGGAAAGTTAGAAGAAAGGAGAAAAAATGAATGAATTGGGAAAACAAATACTGGAAGCAATAAATAAGCAAGAACCCCAAAAAATTTTAGAAACAGATAAAAAAGGAATACACATATGTTTTATTGCTTCGTATGTAAGTCCTAAATCAGAATATGATATAAAAGAATTTAACCGCGAAATTTCAAATCTTAAAAAAGAAGGATACATCACTCTGTCTAGTTTGTCTGACAGAGAACCAAACCCAAACGAATTAGAAGCTGCACTAGAAGGGTGGATAAAAGAACATAAAGAGCATATAGAAGAATATGAAAAGTTCATGAAAGAATATAAAGATGAATTCGAGGGAAACCCCCATAATTACTATACTAATATTACAGCTAAGGGAATGAAGGTCTTAGGAAATAACTAACCTGTTGGTTTTCTGACGCATATAGTTTAAAAGGTGTCCTCTTTATATTGAGAAGCTTGAAAAAATAGAAGGAAGAACGTATGGGTGTAAGAAATCTGGGTTAAGAAGGGAGTTTTTACTAGGTATATAAAAATGTATGCACGAGTGTAGAAAACGATAAACAAGGGAGGTGTATGATGGAAATTGTGGCATTTATTACGATTTTTGCATCGGTAATATTCGGTTTTGTGTTATTTGTACTCATTCTACTCGCTCCATTCTTCCTGTATTACACAATGGAAAATACAAAAGAGTCTCTTGAGGAGTTAAAGAAAATTAATCAAAACATATTACAATTATGTATGGGTAGAAAAAGTGATTATAAACAACCTACAGAAAACAAACCTACTCGTGGGGAACAGGAAATGAAACAATGTCCATTTTGTGCTGCTGAGATAGAGAAAGAAGCACTCTATTGTAAGTACTGCAAGCGGAACACGTCGGAGAAATTGAAAGATGGATAAGGAAAAGTATATTTTAAATGAAGAAATTCTTAAAGAAGTTCAATTAGAAGGCTTAAAAAAGGGTGGGGTATATAAAAGGGGCAAATATGAAAAAATGTCCATATTGTGCTGAAGAAATACAAGATG
Protein-coding sequences here:
- a CDS encoding thermonuclease family protein, which encodes MIARFRLITYLFSLILSLTSALPVQAENIYTVVRVIDGDTIEIKYKDKIESVRLIGIDTPESRANKKAWRDAKRSGRDIRTITKMGKQAVGYVKTLVKGGDEVKIEFDVQKRDKYKRLLGYVYLRNGKMLNEEIIIAGYASPMTIPPDVKYQDKFLNAYKEARKNKRGIWK